One part of the Olleya sp. YS genome encodes these proteins:
- a CDS encoding peptidase M61, giving the protein MKKLLLTTIAAGLLLVGCGGTKTTDKLASQTPIATTIDLSKVVNDKAPVTINPGRFTEETVTYRLPRVVQGTYSVSDFGKYIDDFKAFDYKGNELATNKVDTNTWAISNATELDYITYNANDTFDQEANSGGGIGGEVPFSPAGTNIESTNYVLNLHGFIGYFDNLKDSQYSLDVTAPASFKRTSALQETGKTTSKDGQLVTSSYFAPRYFDITDNPMFYGDLDVEEFQVGDIKIVLSVYSPNKVHSAAQIKSVMEKMMQAQKTYLGDINSTPRYDIYLYLSEGKPESPKGFGALEHHTSTVVVLSESMPFEALAESMIDVVSHEFFHIVTPLSVHSEDVHYFDYNQPTFSKHLWMYEGVTEYFATLFQVDQGLIDEEEFYGDILSKIQTASNMNDSMSFTEMSENVLDDPYAPQYYNVYMKGALIGMCIDILMREESNGNRGILSLMKELSNKYGKNKPFEDDKLIEEITAMTYPSVGEFLNTHVVGGTPIDYSKFFEKVGLTMDSGRVKTNYIQNDGVLIFAPNRETMTIPFSEAVKDNSFWADNGVLPGDVIKSVDGKELNLSTAQQILTSMYMWQPGTDINVVLDRDGQEIVIKTKTTQSYTTGNKLAEDPNATQTQKATRQAWLKG; this is encoded by the coding sequence ATGAAAAAACTTTTATTAACAACTATTGCAGCAGGACTTTTATTAGTGGGTTGTGGTGGAACAAAAACTACGGACAAATTAGCGTCTCAAACTCCAATTGCAACAACTATAGATTTATCTAAAGTTGTTAACGACAAAGCTCCTGTAACTATCAATCCAGGACGTTTTACAGAAGAAACAGTAACTTACAGATTACCAAGAGTAGTACAAGGAACCTACTCTGTAAGCGACTTTGGTAAATATATAGACGATTTTAAAGCATTTGATTATAAAGGAAACGAATTAGCAACTAATAAAGTTGATACTAATACGTGGGCCATTTCTAATGCTACAGAATTAGACTACATTACCTACAATGCTAATGATACTTTTGATCAAGAAGCAAATTCTGGTGGTGGAATAGGTGGAGAGGTTCCTTTTTCTCCTGCAGGAACAAATATAGAGTCAACCAACTACGTGTTAAATTTACATGGTTTTATTGGGTATTTTGATAATTTAAAAGACAGTCAATATAGTTTAGATGTGACTGCTCCAGCAAGTTTCAAGCGTACTTCTGCACTGCAAGAAACAGGTAAAACAACTAGTAAAGACGGTCAGTTGGTAACTTCAAGTTATTTTGCTCCACGTTACTTTGATATTACAGATAACCCAATGTTTTATGGTGATTTGGATGTTGAAGAGTTTCAAGTTGGTGATATCAAAATAGTATTAAGTGTCTATTCTCCAAACAAAGTACATAGTGCAGCACAAATTAAATCTGTTATGGAAAAAATGATGCAAGCACAAAAAACCTACTTAGGAGACATTAATAGCACACCTAGATATGACATTTATTTATACTTATCTGAAGGTAAACCAGAATCACCAAAAGGATTTGGAGCTTTAGAGCATCACACATCAACAGTTGTTGTTTTAAGCGAAAGTATGCCTTTTGAAGCTTTAGCTGAAAGTATGATAGATGTGGTGTCGCATGAGTTTTTTCATATTGTAACACCTTTAAGTGTACACTCAGAAGACGTGCATTATTTTGATTACAACCAGCCAACATTTTCTAAGCATTTATGGATGTACGAAGGTGTAACTGAGTATTTTGCAACCTTATTTCAGGTAGATCAAGGTTTGATTGATGAAGAAGAATTTTATGGTGATATTTTAAGTAAAATTCAAACAGCTTCTAACATGAACGACAGTATGAGTTTTACAGAAATGAGTGAAAATGTGTTAGATGATCCTTATGCACCACAATACTACAATGTTTATATGAAAGGTGCTTTAATCGGAATGTGTATTGACATACTTATGCGCGAAGAGAGTAATGGTAACCGTGGAATTTTATCTTTAATGAAAGAATTATCTAATAAATACGGTAAGAACAAACCTTTTGAAGATGATAAGTTAATTGAAGAAATTACTGCAATGACCTATCCAAGTGTTGGTGAATTTTTAAACACGCATGTTGTTGGAGGTACACCGATTGACTATTCTAAATTTTTTGAAAAAGTTGGATTAACTATGGATAGTGGTCGCGTAAAAACCAACTATATACAAAACGATGGTGTATTGATTTTTGCACCAAACAGAGAGACAATGACAATACCATTTAGCGAAGCAGTAAAAGACAATAGTTTTTGGGCAGACAATGGTGTGTTACCAGGTGATGTGATTAAATCTGTAGATGGTAAAGAATTAAACTTAAGTACAGCACAACAAATTTTAACAAGTATGTATATGTGGCAGCCTGGAACTGATATTAATGTTGTTTTAGATAGAGATGGACAAGAAATTGTTATTAAAACAAAAACTACGCAATCTTATACCACAGGAAACAAATTAGCGGAAGATCCAAATGCAACTCAAACACAAAAAGCAACAAGACAAGCTTGGCTTAAAGGATAA
- a CDS encoding ABC transporter ATP-binding protein, giving the protein MIQAKNIHKYYGDLHVLKGVDVHIKKGEIVSIVGASGAGKTTLLQILGTLDFIENKTESQLIINGTPVTSLTEKQLAQFRNTHIGFIFQFHQLLPEFTALENVCIPAFIKGTSKTEAETRAKELLDFLGLSQRYNHKPSELSGGEQQRVAVARALVNNPELIFADEPSGNLDSESAENLHNLFFKLRDQFGQTFVIVTHNEELANLADLKLTMIDGKIV; this is encoded by the coding sequence ATGATTCAAGCAAAAAATATTCATAAATATTATGGCGATTTACATGTTTTAAAAGGTGTAGATGTTCATATCAAAAAAGGTGAAATAGTATCTATTGTAGGCGCCTCTGGTGCAGGAAAAACAACTTTACTTCAAATATTAGGAACCTTAGATTTTATTGAAAATAAAACCGAAAGTCAGTTAATTATAAACGGTACTCCAGTTACAAGTTTAACCGAAAAGCAATTAGCACAATTTAGAAATACGCATATCGGATTTATATTTCAGTTTCACCAATTACTACCAGAATTTACAGCTTTGGAGAATGTGTGCATTCCTGCTTTTATCAAAGGGACTTCTAAAACTGAAGCCGAAACACGAGCAAAAGAACTATTAGACTTTTTAGGCTTATCGCAGAGATACAACCACAAACCTAGCGAGTTATCTGGTGGTGAGCAGCAACGCGTTGCTGTAGCACGTGCTTTAGTTAATAATCCAGAATTAATTTTTGCAGATGAACCTTCTGGAAATCTAGATAGCGAAAGTGCAGAAAACCTACACAACCTATTCTTTAAATTGCGTGATCAATTTGGACAAACCTTTGTTATTGTAACGCACAATGAAGAATTAGCTAATCTTGCTGACCTAAAATTAACAATGATAGATGGTAAAATAGTGTAA
- a CDS encoding GAF domain-containing sensor histidine kinase, giving the protein MIKPEFPKNEHERISCVKEYKLLDTLPESDFDNITSLVATICNVPISLITLLDTERNFLKSHHGVDIQESPRDISFCGHAILQDDDIFIVEDSRKDKRFHDNPLVEGFKAIFYAGVPLRNEEGLALGTLCIYDHEPRQLTDLQKKALVTIAKQVMNLFDLRLNNRLLDETKQELTDRNTELNKFASHVSHDLKSPLANIISLTNFLKEEEGNSFTEESVEYINFIEESAESLKNYIDGILIHYKANELLNADKENISIQKLFEDVQRIHLLDTEHLQIENVQHNAFINKAAATQVLLNLVDNALKYNNKPSPKVILAFSENADYYLFKVTDNGNGIAKEQQNEVFKLFNNNNQIDAKGNKGTGIGLFTVKSLVKKLGGTISLKSEIGKGSTFQFTIAK; this is encoded by the coding sequence ATGATCAAGCCTGAATTCCCTAAGAACGAGCATGAGCGTATCTCATGCGTTAAAGAATATAAATTACTTGACACACTTCCAGAGAGTGATTTTGATAATATTACTAGCTTAGTCGCTACCATTTGTAATGTTCCGATCTCATTAATTACTTTATTAGATACAGAACGTAATTTTTTAAAGTCACATCATGGTGTAGACATACAAGAATCACCAAGAGATATTTCATTTTGTGGACATGCCATTTTACAGGATGATGATATTTTTATTGTTGAAGATTCTAGAAAAGACAAGCGATTCCATGACAACCCTTTGGTAGAAGGTTTTAAAGCCATTTTTTATGCTGGTGTACCTTTAAGAAATGAAGAAGGATTAGCTTTAGGCACTTTGTGTATTTACGATCACGAACCTAGACAACTTACCGATTTACAAAAAAAAGCATTAGTAACTATTGCAAAACAAGTTATGAATTTGTTTGATTTAAGACTGAATAACAGGTTATTAGATGAAACTAAACAAGAATTAACAGATAGAAATACTGAGCTTAATAAGTTTGCTAGTCATGTCTCGCATGATTTGAAATCGCCTTTAGCCAATATTATTTCGTTAACCAATTTTTTAAAAGAAGAAGAAGGAAATAGTTTTACTGAAGAATCTGTTGAATACATTAATTTTATTGAAGAATCTGCCGAATCTTTGAAAAATTACATAGACGGAATCTTAATTCATTATAAGGCTAATGAACTTTTAAATGCAGATAAAGAAAACATAAGTATTCAAAAATTATTTGAAGATGTGCAACGTATACATTTGTTAGATACTGAGCATTTACAGATTGAAAATGTACAACATAATGCATTTATAAACAAAGCTGCAGCCACACAAGTATTGTTAAACTTAGTAGATAACGCTTTAAAATATAATAATAAACCTAGTCCTAAAGTTATTTTAGCTTTTTCAGAAAATGCGGATTATTACCTATTTAAGGTTACAGATAATGGTAATGGTATTGCTAAAGAGCAGCAAAACGAGGTGTTTAAATTATTTAACAACAATAATCAAATAGACGCTAAGGGTAATAAAGGAACAGGTATTGGGTTATTTACCGTAAAAAGTTTAGTGAAAAAACTTGGAGGTACTATTTCATTAAAATCTGAAATTGGTAAAGGCAGCACGTTTCAATTTACCATAGCAAAATAA
- a CDS encoding DUF5916 domain-containing protein, with protein sequence MKTYLVLFFALVISFQIKAQDKKTYQIERTDSPPKIDGVLDDKAWIDAQVATDFTEFRPDVGDTAAEHKKTKVRMTYDDSGIYVAAYCYDDPEDIMRQFTQRDNFGQSDFFAVIFNPNNDAQNNTEFFVFSSGTQADAVESPNIGEDFGWNAVWESSVNIVDDGWIVEIKIPYRSLRFTQQEDPTWGIQFHRHYRKTREQMTWNAIDVTKGNIGLYNAELKGIKNITPPTRLSFFPYASGLVSTFDGETDTDLAAGLDIKYGITENITLDATLIPDFSQAGFDNVELNLGPFEQQFAEQRQFFTEGVDLFSKGNLFYSRRIGDRPSGRVNLNSNESIEEFPEKVQLLNAVKVSGRTKKGLGIGFFNAITDKTEVAITNNDTGERRKQVVEPLANYNIMVLDQQFNKNSSVTLINTNVTRNGDFRDANVTGLLLDVLNKKNTYGAIGQVKMSTFNDVPNKENGYNAFFRVGKASGKFRYSVDYSYADENYDINDLGILFRNNYSNFGADVSYRIFEPSKLFNQMYIGSWINYRQLANPNTYTGGNVGFNFNAQSKKLHNFGINANWNYGKQYDYFEPRNGFDSFFITEDYAQSNIWMSSNYNLFFALDANFGYGQFLDDDRKNFNNWWFGLNPRFKFNENFLLVLGFDYDNYSADRGYVNGQDIDDRIIFGQRDRIDIEASISGSYNFNPFNALTLSFRNYLSTVTYDDNLYVLQDNGYLRESEIYTKSTVNGDPNFDPDINFNTWNLDLSYTWQFAPGSQLTALYRNQIFNFSNNSEAGFFDSMDDLFKQEQRNTFSLRLVYFIDYNDLKNVLKKKTS encoded by the coding sequence ATGAAAACTTATCTAGTTTTATTCTTCGCTTTAGTTATTTCTTTTCAAATAAAAGCACAAGACAAAAAAACATATCAAATAGAACGTACGGATTCGCCTCCAAAAATTGATGGCGTTCTAGACGATAAAGCTTGGATTGATGCGCAAGTGGCTACAGACTTTACCGAGTTTAGACCTGATGTTGGTGATACTGCAGCAGAACATAAAAAAACAAAGGTTAGAATGACATATGATGATTCTGGTATTTACGTAGCAGCATATTGTTATGATGATCCTGAAGATATCATGCGTCAATTTACACAACGTGATAATTTTGGGCAATCCGATTTTTTTGCAGTTATTTTTAATCCAAATAATGACGCACAAAACAATACAGAATTTTTTGTATTTAGTTCTGGCACACAAGCAGATGCTGTGGAAAGCCCTAATATTGGTGAAGATTTTGGGTGGAATGCAGTTTGGGAAAGCAGCGTTAACATTGTTGATGACGGATGGATTGTCGAGATTAAAATCCCGTATCGTTCCCTTCGTTTTACACAACAAGAGGATCCAACTTGGGGCATTCAATTTCATAGACATTACAGAAAAACGCGCGAGCAAATGACATGGAATGCTATTGATGTGACCAAGGGTAACATTGGATTATATAATGCAGAATTAAAAGGCATAAAAAACATAACACCTCCAACCAGATTAAGCTTTTTTCCATATGCTTCAGGATTAGTCAGTACGTTTGATGGTGAAACAGATACCGATTTAGCAGCAGGTTTAGATATTAAATATGGTATTACTGAAAACATTACGTTGGATGCGACTTTAATACCTGATTTTAGTCAAGCTGGTTTTGATAATGTCGAATTAAATCTAGGTCCTTTTGAACAACAATTTGCTGAACAACGACAGTTTTTTACTGAAGGTGTTGATTTGTTTAGTAAAGGAAATCTATTCTACTCAAGACGTATTGGTGATAGACCATCTGGACGTGTTAACTTAAATAGTAACGAGTCTATTGAAGAGTTTCCAGAGAAAGTACAACTACTTAATGCTGTAAAAGTATCTGGTCGTACTAAAAAAGGATTAGGGATTGGTTTTTTTAATGCCATTACAGATAAAACAGAAGTAGCCATTACTAATAATGACACTGGAGAAAGACGTAAACAAGTTGTAGAACCTTTGGCTAACTATAACATTATGGTTTTAGACCAACAGTTTAACAAAAACTCGTCAGTAACACTAATAAACACAAATGTTACAAGAAATGGAGATTTTAGAGATGCCAATGTTACAGGATTATTATTGGATGTACTAAATAAAAAAAATACATATGGTGCAATTGGTCAAGTAAAAATGAGCACGTTTAACGACGTCCCTAACAAAGAAAATGGATATAATGCCTTTTTTAGAGTTGGAAAAGCAAGTGGTAAATTTAGATACAGTGTAGACTATAGTTATGCAGATGAAAATTATGATATTAACGATTTAGGTATCTTATTTAGAAACAACTACAGCAATTTTGGTGCGGATGTTAGCTACCGTATTTTTGAGCCTAGTAAGCTCTTTAACCAAATGTACATTGGTAGTTGGATAAACTATAGACAATTAGCTAACCCTAATACATATACTGGTGGAAATGTTGGATTTAATTTTAATGCACAAAGTAAAAAGTTACACAATTTTGGTATAAATGCAAATTGGAACTACGGAAAGCAGTATGATTATTTTGAACCTAGAAACGGATTTGATAGCTTTTTTATAACTGAAGATTATGCACAATCTAATATATGGATGTCTAGTAATTATAACTTATTTTTTGCATTAGATGCTAATTTTGGATATGGTCAGTTTTTAGACGACGATAGAAAAAACTTTAACAACTGGTGGTTTGGATTAAATCCAAGATTTAAATTCAATGAAAATTTCTTGTTAGTATTAGGATTTGATTATGATAATTACTCGGCAGACAGAGGTTATGTCAATGGACAAGATATTGATGATAGAATCATTTTTGGACAACGTGATCGTATAGATATAGAAGCAAGCATTTCTGGAAGTTATAACTTTAATCCATTTAATGCATTAACCTTAAGTTTTAGAAACTACTTAAGTACAGTAACTTACGATGACAACCTGTATGTTTTACAAGACAATGGTTACTTAAGAGAATCTGAAATTTATACAAAAAGCACAGTAAATGGTGACCCAAATTTTGATCCAGATATCAATTTTAATACATGGAATTTAGATTTAAGTTACACGTGGCAATTTGCACCTGGAAGTCAATTAACTGCTTTATACAGAAATCAAATTTTTAATTTTTCTAATAACTCTGAAGCTGGATTTTTCGACAGTATGGACGATTTGTTTAAGCAAGAACAACGCAATACGTTTTCTTTAAGGTTAGTATACTTTATAGATTACAACGATTTAAAAAATGTCCTAAAAAAGAAAACCTCATAA
- a CDS encoding CPBP family intramembrane metalloprotease — MKALFYSILDYVKNPRLKQLKHTTVQQKLSIVFACIPICIGLGLSFGLLISIMEVLGVYNSDSHAINKLMEEESPVYILLTAVILAPIIEEFIFRGPLTLFSKKYFKLGFYVLAIVFGYVHLFNFEITTKILVLSPLFVAPQIIIGLVFGYVRVRLGLVYSILLHGCYNGVLMIPAVLFMEQALK, encoded by the coding sequence ATGAAAGCATTATTTTATTCCATCTTAGATTACGTTAAAAATCCACGTTTAAAACAATTAAAACACACAACTGTACAGCAAAAATTAAGTATTGTTTTTGCTTGTATTCCCATTTGCATTGGCTTAGGTCTTAGTTTTGGACTACTAATAAGTATTATGGAAGTTTTGGGCGTTTATAATTCTGACTCACACGCTATAAACAAATTAATGGAGGAGGAATCTCCAGTCTACATTTTACTAACAGCAGTAATACTAGCTCCTATTATAGAAGAATTTATTTTTAGAGGACCATTAACCCTTTTTAGTAAGAAGTACTTTAAACTAGGATTTTACGTTTTAGCTATAGTATTTGGGTATGTGCATCTTTTTAATTTTGAAATTACAACTAAAATACTTGTATTATCTCCATTATTTGTAGCGCCTCAAATTATAATAGGCTTGGTTTTTGGGTATGTTCGCGTCCGATTAGGATTAGTGTATTCTATATTATTACATGGATGTTATAATGGTGTATTAATGATTCCAGCGGTTTTATTTATGGAACAAGCTTTAAAATAA
- a CDS encoding DUF6799 domain-containing protein gives MKKLILIAFTLFLGANSLIAQESNKLEDANYVILLDSKVFHYTVDGVTPLKADLKLNNETVVKTDGTYVTKDGKSMMLKDGQCLGMSGTLYKDQETLTKKLIKHMRKS, from the coding sequence ATGAAAAAATTAATTCTTATTGCATTTACTTTATTTTTAGGTGCAAATTCCTTAATCGCTCAAGAGTCTAATAAGCTTGAGGATGCTAATTACGTAATTTTATTAGATAGCAAAGTGTTTCATTACACAGTAGATGGTGTAACACCTTTAAAAGCAGATTTGAAGCTTAATAATGAAACTGTAGTAAAAACAGATGGTACTTATGTAACTAAGGATGGTAAGTCTATGATGTTAAAAGATGGACAATGCTTAGGGATGAGTGGTACTTTGTATAAAGACCAAGAAACCTTAACTAAAAAGTTAATAAAACACATGAGGAAATCCTGA
- a CDS encoding TIGR02757 family protein, which produces MTKKDLKDFLDQKVILYNTPKFIDSDPIQIPHLYTKKEDIEIAGFLSATIAWGNRKSIINNAHKMMQLLDNSPYDFVMHHQESDLEKLESFVHRTFNGIDFITFIKGLQHIYSNHDGLEAVFAKHAQKDSLQASIHYFKSIFFQIDHLQRTQKHISDPLKNSAAKRINMFLRWMVRPNNTNVDLGIWTSLSPAQLSCPLDVHSGNVARKLGLLKRKQNDGKALAELDQSLRQLDPNDPVKYDFALFGLGVFEKF; this is translated from the coding sequence ATGACTAAAAAAGACCTTAAAGATTTTCTAGACCAAAAGGTAATACTTTACAACACACCAAAGTTTATTGATAGTGATCCTATTCAAATTCCACATTTATACACTAAAAAGGAAGATATAGAAATTGCAGGTTTTTTAAGTGCTACTATTGCTTGGGGAAACCGAAAAAGCATTATCAATAATGCACATAAAATGATGCAATTATTAGACAATAGTCCTTACGACTTTGTAATGCATCATCAAGAGTCTGACTTAGAAAAATTAGAATCTTTTGTACATCGTACCTTTAACGGTATAGATTTTATAACTTTTATAAAAGGATTACAGCACATTTATTCTAACCATGACGGTTTAGAAGCTGTATTTGCTAAACACGCGCAAAAGGATAGCTTACAAGCGTCTATTCATTATTTTAAATCTATTTTTTTTCAGATAGACCATTTACAACGTACACAAAAACACATTAGTGATCCCTTAAAAAATAGTGCTGCTAAACGTATTAATATGTTTTTACGTTGGATGGTTAGACCCAATAACACTAATGTGGACTTAGGTATTTGGACTAGCCTCTCTCCTGCTCAACTCTCATGTCCTTTAGATGTGCATTCTGGAAATGTCGCTAGAAAATTAGGACTTCTTAAGCGTAAACAAAACGATGGAAAAGCATTAGCAGAATTAGACCAATCATTAAGACAATTAGACCCAAATGATCCAGTTAAATATGACTTTGCGTTGTTTGGATTAGGTGTTTTTGAAAAGTTTTAA
- a CDS encoding BatA and WFA domain-containing protein: MQFKNPELLYALFLLLIPIIVHLFQLRKFQKEYFTNVAFLKKVQLQTRKSSTIKKWLTLLTRLLLLAAIIIAFAQPYISKSETFNVEKETVIYLDNSFSMQAKGDKGELLKRAIQDLINNIPDTEKLSLITNTENYRNTTIKAIKNELLQLNYSSNQLTYDAALLKAKKAFSIGSNTIKNLIFISDFQQNTDDLKIKKDSSITLNLVKLNPINKTNTSIDSLYISKQNASNLELTVILKNDGSEIKNLPVSIYNNNNLLSKASVNLSGETSTIFTLPNNQIIKGKVTIEDTQLQFDNTLYFNINTPSKINVLAISDVNADYLSRIFSEDEFNFTSKSTSTLDYSLFDTQNIIVVNEIETLPENLTTALKAFIDKGGAVVFIPSSKGNVSNYNTFLQRNGFSPFSNLVTSEKRITTINYSHPLYANGVFEKRVNNFQYPKVNSYYPQINNQASSVLQFEDSKPFLSQKGSVYVFSAALNDQNSNFKNINLIVPTFYNIAKQSLNTSTLYYTIGQNNSYDVAVNLQQDAVLTLVNGEDKIIPEQNYFNNKVVIKTNETPEKSGIYDLKNNTEIIQNISYNYNRDESNLTYINLDNLESATVSNSITTVFDNIKNDAKVNELWKWFVILALVLLIIEMLILKYFK, translated from the coding sequence ATGCAGTTTAAAAACCCAGAACTTCTTTACGCGCTTTTCTTACTGCTTATTCCCATTATTGTTCATTTATTTCAACTTAGAAAATTCCAGAAGGAATATTTTACTAATGTTGCCTTTTTAAAGAAAGTACAATTACAAACCAGAAAAAGCTCGACTATAAAAAAATGGTTAACCCTATTAACTAGGTTATTACTATTAGCTGCTATTATTATTGCGTTTGCACAACCTTACATTTCTAAATCAGAAACGTTTAATGTAGAAAAAGAAACGGTAATTTACCTTGACAACTCTTTTAGTATGCAAGCTAAAGGCGATAAAGGTGAATTACTAAAACGTGCAATTCAAGATTTAATTAACAACATACCAGATACCGAAAAACTATCACTTATTACCAATACTGAGAATTATAGAAACACAACTATTAAAGCCATTAAAAACGAATTGTTGCAACTCAACTATTCGTCTAACCAATTAACCTATGATGCTGCTTTACTTAAAGCTAAAAAAGCATTTTCTATTGGTAGCAATACCATTAAAAATTTGATATTTATATCCGATTTTCAACAAAATACAGATGATTTAAAAATAAAAAAAGATTCAAGTATTACTTTAAATTTAGTTAAGCTAAATCCTATAAATAAAACTAATACATCTATTGATAGTTTATACATTTCTAAACAAAATGCTAGTAACTTAGAACTTACAGTTATTTTAAAAAATGATGGCTCAGAAATTAAAAACTTGCCTGTTTCCATTTATAATAATAACAACTTATTATCTAAAGCGTCTGTAAATTTAAGCGGAGAAACCAGTACTATTTTTACGCTTCCTAACAATCAAATTATTAAAGGAAAAGTAACCATTGAAGACACACAATTACAATTTGATAACACCTTGTATTTTAATATCAATACGCCTTCAAAAATTAATGTGTTAGCAATTAGTGATGTCAATGCAGATTATTTAAGTCGAATTTTTAGTGAAGATGAATTTAATTTTACATCAAAATCAACCAGCACATTAGATTATAGTTTATTTGATACACAAAATATTATTGTGGTTAATGAAATTGAAACCTTGCCTGAAAACCTGACTACTGCTTTAAAAGCCTTTATAGACAAAGGTGGAGCTGTTGTTTTTATTCCTTCCTCTAAAGGAAATGTATCAAACTATAACACCTTTTTACAACGCAATGGGTTTTCTCCTTTTAGCAATTTAGTCACTTCAGAAAAGCGCATCACAACCATTAACTATTCGCATCCATTATACGCAAATGGTGTGTTTGAAAAACGTGTGAATAACTTCCAATATCCAAAAGTGAATAGCTATTATCCGCAAATTAATAATCAAGCCTCTAGCGTATTACAATTTGAAGACTCTAAACCATTTTTATCGCAAAAAGGTTCTGTATATGTGTTTTCTGCTGCTTTAAACGACCAAAACTCAAATTTTAAAAATATCAATTTAATAGTTCCTACTTTTTATAACATTGCAAAGCAGAGTTTGAATACGTCCACATTATACTACACAATTGGGCAAAATAACAGCTATGACGTTGCAGTTAATTTACAACAAGATGCTGTGCTTACTTTAGTGAATGGTGAGGATAAGATAATTCCTGAACAGAATTATTTTAATAATAAAGTAGTTATTAAAACCAACGAAACACCAGAAAAATCAGGTATCTACGATTTAAAAAACAACACAGAAATTATACAAAACATTAGCTATAATTACAACAGAGACGAAAGTAATTTAACCTACATCAACCTTGATAATTTAGAGTCTGCAACAGTTAGTAATTCCATTACCACTGTATTTGACAATATAAAAAACGATGCTAAAGTTAACGAGTTATGGAAATGGTTTGTAATTTTAGCACTAGTTTTATTGATTATAGAAATGCTCATCTTAAAATATTTTAAATGA